The following proteins come from a genomic window of Tenebrio molitor chromosome 9, icTenMoli1.1, whole genome shotgun sequence:
- the LOC138138620 gene encoding uncharacterized protein PF3D7_1120000-like gives MEKILKKLEEVKREITEEIKELRKVNQEVKREIEQLWEEFKNKEKKWEEEKNSMSERVAQLETKMENEERRRRKNNIVITGWRSEGSSKQQSKEEVEKFIKENIGEAKVKDCYNINKDQILVEIEEWSGKEKVMKQKGKLRGNKATEKIFIDNDLTRKEREIQKKIRAIAREEKRQEKDLKVGYMKITIEGVQMRWNEEKGRLEVFQ, from the coding sequence ATGGAAAAGATATTGAAAAAGCTGGAGGAAGTGAAAAGGGAAATTACAGAGGAAATAAAGGAGCTGAGAAAAGTGAATCAAGAAGTCAAGAGAGAAATAGAACAACTATGGGAAGAAtttaagaataaagaaaagaaatggGAGGAGGAGAAAAACAGCATGTCTGAGAGAGTAGCACAGCTGGAAACGAAAATGGAGaatgaagaaagaagaagaagaaaaaataacatagtGATAACGGGATGGAGAAGTGAGGGAAGTAGCAAGCAGCAGAGCAAAGAGGAAgtagaaaaatttataaaagaaaacataGGGGAAGCGAAAGTTAAAGATTGCTACAACATAAACAAGGACCAAATACTAGTGGAAATAGAAGAGTGGAGTGGGAAAGAAAAGGTAATGAAGCAGAAAGGAAAATTGAGAGGAAATAAAGCAacagagaaaatatttattgacaaCGACCTCACAAGGAAGGAAAGggaaatacagaaaaaaatacgagCCATCGCCAGAGAAGAGAAAAGACAAGAGAAAGATCTAAAAGTTGGGTACATGAAAATAACCATAGAGGGGGTGCAGATGAGATGGAATGAAGAAAAGGGGAGACTGGAGGTTTTTCAGTAG
- the LOC138138711 gene encoding golgin subfamily A member 6-like protein 7, whose amino-acid sequence MVIVAKSEREMKEMMRNLEKYVRKKKLEVNVEKTKMMVFSKRKRKNEENEWKWEESKIERVSEFKYLGYTFNERATVRAQVREVVRKANKVVGCVWGIGERMWGGEFGRRMMMFESMVESVLMYGAEIWGWKEQEEVERVQEKYLRWVLGVDRETPGYIVREECKRSKLRVKAGKRAAKFEDRMGGREECRILTECYREKKKNADEKEREKYCRRNGYASEEVERVRAEGRWMCAELSERDRDTDKQERRERIRESRYNREYERCVTEDVPVFRCGNEERENKYWMEEEERMCRMCREERETIEHMWRGCGEMREREEKERGEILNEDGREIGWMKEVWKRRERIEKERGGE is encoded by the exons ATGGTGATTGTGGCaaagagtgagagagagatgaaagaaatgatgaggaacctggaaaagtatgtgaggaagaaaaagctggaagtgaatgtagagaagacgaaaatgatggtgttcagcaagagaaagaggaagaatGAGGAGAACGAGTGGAAGTGGGAAGAAAGCAAGATAGAAAGAGTGAGCGAGTTTAAGTACTTGGGCTACACCTTCAACGAGAGAGCCACAGTCAGGGCGCAAGTGAGAGAGGTAGTGAGGAAGGCGAACAAGGTAGTTGGATGTGTgtggggaataggagagagaatgTGGGGAGGCGAGTTCgggaggagaatgatgatgttcgAGAGCATGGTGGAGAGCGTGCTGATGTACGGAGCAGAGATatggggatggaaggaacaGGAGGAGGTGGAGAGAgtgcaagagaaatatttgagatgggtgctaggagtggacagagaaacaccagggtacatagtgagggaagagtgcaagaggagCAAGCTGAGAGtaaaagcgggaaagagagcggcaaagttcGAGGACAGAATGGGCGGAAGGGAAGAATGCAGGATACTGACTGAGTGCtatagagaaaagaaaaagaacgcggatgagaaggagagagagaagtactgtaggaggaacgggtatgccagCGAGGAAGTGGAAAGAGTGAGAGcggaaggaagatggatgtgtgcggagctgagcgagagggacagagatacggacaagcaagagagaagggagagaatcagAGAATCGAggtacaacagggagtatgagAGGTGCGTGACAGAGGATGTTCCGGT atttagatgtgggaacgaaGAGAGAGAGAACAAGTACTGGATGGAGGAGGAGGAAAGAATGTGCAGGATGTGccgtgaggagagagagacgatcgagcacatgtggagAGGATGCggtgaaatgagagagagggaggaaaaggaacggggagaaatactgaacgaagacggaagagagataggatggatgaaagaggtatggaagaggagggaaaggatagagaaggagaggggtggggaataa